The following are encoded together in the Vicinamibacteria bacterium genome:
- a CDS encoding response regulator transcription factor, with translation MSHHLLVIEDEAQLRDGLRMNFEFEGYRVSAAEDGVTGLELALSLVPDLIILDIMLPRMNGYDICRRIRRAGLDVPVLLLTVKREEGERVLGFEVGADDYVLKPFSVRELSARVKALLRRSGARRAETHVLSLSGVEIDLERQVVLRKGKPVRLSFREFEVLRCLAARMGEVVTRDELLAEALGYSPLASSRAVDNLVVGLRKKLETNYHNPRHILTAYGIGYKLVP, from the coding sequence GTGAGCCACCACCTTCTGGTGATCGAGGACGAAGCCCAGCTCAGGGACGGTCTGCGGATGAACTTCGAGTTCGAGGGTTACCGCGTCTCCGCGGCAGAAGACGGCGTCACCGGCCTCGAGCTCGCCTTGTCGCTCGTCCCCGACCTCATCATCCTCGACATCATGCTGCCAAGGATGAACGGCTACGACATTTGCCGGCGCATCCGGCGCGCCGGTTTGGACGTTCCCGTCCTCCTCCTGACCGTCAAGAGGGAAGAGGGAGAGCGAGTGCTCGGGTTCGAGGTGGGAGCCGACGACTACGTACTGAAGCCCTTCAGCGTGCGCGAGCTGTCGGCGCGGGTGAAGGCCCTCCTGCGTCGTTCCGGCGCACGGCGGGCCGAGACGCACGTCTTGTCCCTCAGCGGAGTCGAGATCGATCTGGAGCGCCAGGTCGTGCTGAGAAAAGGCAAGCCGGTGCGTCTCTCGTTCCGCGAGTTCGAGGTGCTGCGCTGTCTGGCCGCGCGAATGGGAGAGGTCGTGACCCGCGACGAGCTCCTCGCGGAAGCGCTCGGCTACTCCCCATTGGCGTCATCGCGAGCCGTCGACAACCTCGTCGTGGGTCTTCGGAAGAAGCTGGAAACGAACTACCACAACCCCCGCCACATTCTCACCGCTTACGGAATCGGCTACAAGCTCGTGCCGTAG
- a CDS encoding HAMP domain-containing sensor histidine kinase, producing the protein MAFKFSFKGGLLPILAFGAPLVAIALVQYRWILELQTRSEMIENQRNREAAQRTKSILADEMTRARLTVLPAVGHADLMSLDLEPVAQLFKRGHERFAYVDRFFVWTESMPHGKALFYHPVGGGFVSDPERLAYLPDEVWLLSEGKGRWGEFLCAGENPTCQVVIHRILDDEEKTLQGIAGFMVDRVGFARDFLPAFSERVLVPAVREFLGDMETPLTLLGENEELIIGTNVTGATIESAVEIPMTFTLPSEGIQTTDVPRWLLSVGHSDAVGVQELLHRGALGNIAIVGAGLIVLAIGSALMARSSAREAKLSDLKSRFISGISHELKTPLSNIRLYSEMLELDRVPRKLERKLFYRSLRQQAEILGDMLEEILDFSRLEAEQSVTRFEPCDLQDIVQEAIEMKEWTRTPHPVDVNLPDALPRIHGNHSALVRVVYSLLDNASKYSGPDKPIVLGAQRENGMVAIEVADRGSGIPPEDLPHVFERFYRGQSHDDVKGAGLGLSIAQSVVASHGGRIEVESELGKGSRFTVRLPVAFDED; encoded by the coding sequence ATGGCCTTCAAGTTTTCTTTCAAAGGGGGGCTCCTCCCAATCCTCGCTTTCGGTGCGCCTCTGGTCGCGATCGCTCTCGTCCAGTACCGGTGGATTCTCGAGCTTCAGACGCGCTCGGAGATGATCGAGAACCAGCGGAACCGTGAAGCCGCTCAACGCACGAAGTCGATTCTGGCGGACGAGATGACGAGAGCGCGCCTCACCGTCTTGCCCGCGGTCGGTCACGCCGACTTGATGTCCCTGGACCTCGAGCCCGTGGCGCAGCTCTTCAAGAGGGGACACGAGCGATTCGCCTACGTCGATCGATTCTTCGTCTGGACCGAGTCGATGCCACACGGAAAAGCACTCTTCTATCATCCCGTCGGCGGCGGTTTCGTATCCGATCCGGAGAGACTGGCCTACTTGCCCGATGAGGTGTGGTTGCTCAGCGAGGGCAAGGGGCGCTGGGGCGAGTTCTTGTGCGCGGGCGAGAATCCCACATGCCAGGTCGTGATCCACCGAATCTTGGACGACGAGGAGAAAACGCTCCAGGGTATTGCAGGCTTCATGGTCGATCGCGTCGGCTTCGCCCGTGACTTCCTTCCCGCGTTCTCCGAGCGGGTCCTCGTACCCGCGGTCCGCGAGTTCTTGGGAGACATGGAAACCCCTTTGACGCTCCTCGGTGAAAACGAAGAGCTCATTATCGGCACGAATGTTACCGGGGCCACGATCGAGTCTGCGGTCGAGATCCCGATGACGTTCACGCTGCCGTCGGAAGGCATCCAGACGACAGACGTACCCCGCTGGCTCCTCTCGGTCGGTCATTCGGACGCCGTCGGAGTGCAGGAGCTCCTTCACCGGGGAGCCCTCGGCAATATCGCGATCGTGGGAGCAGGCCTCATCGTCCTCGCCATCGGCTCGGCTCTGATGGCCCGCTCTTCCGCCCGGGAGGCGAAGCTTTCCGACCTCAAGTCGCGCTTCATTTCGGGTATCTCTCACGAGCTCAAGACTCCGTTGTCGAACATTCGCCTGTACTCGGAGATGCTCGAGCTCGACCGCGTCCCTCGGAAATTGGAGCGCAAGCTCTTTTATCGCTCGCTACGGCAGCAGGCCGAGATCCTCGGCGACATGCTGGAAGAGATCCTGGATTTCTCTCGTCTGGAAGCGGAGCAAAGCGTGACCCGGTTCGAGCCGTGCGATCTCCAGGACATCGTGCAAGAAGCGATCGAGATGAAGGAATGGACTCGCACGCCCCACCCCGTCGACGTCAATCTTCCCGACGCGCTTCCCCGAATCCACGGAAATCACAGTGCCTTGGTGCGGGTCGTCTATAGTCTTCTCGACAACGCCTCCAAATACAGTGGGCCGGACAAGCCCATTGTTCTGGGTGCCCAACGGGAAAATGGTATGGTAGCGATCGAAGTCGCCGACCGGGGTTCTGGGATTCCTCCCGAGGACTTGCCCCACGTGTTCGAACGGTTCTACCGGGGCCAATCTCACGACGATGTCAAGGGCGCGGGATTGGGGCTTTCGATCGCGCAATCGGTGGTGGCCTCTCACGGAGGCCGCATCGAGGTCGAGAGTGAGCTCGGTAAAGGGAGCCGGTTCACGGTAAGGCTCCCGGTGGCTTTCGACGAGGATTGA